One segment of Campylobacter hominis ATCC BAA-381 DNA contains the following:
- a CDS encoding MotA/TolQ/ExbB proton channel family protein: MENDSIELNLPENSNQPLIFVYLKIISVPVLVFAIFLLGFFGVISLKVELHSILMLTVLLIIALILARQNAEYGCRAFENKIDNFKIKLKSFIMSHLLIIANKKKSSVSFENFADFYSNNLRNENYSSVATMIFPMFGILGTFISIAISMPEFSSQNINMLEKEISQLLSGVGTAFYISIYGIFLAIWWLYFEKKGISKFQKLIIRYKNATKNFFWEEHEITECYLSEILNANLQTNKSIISNLNSDFSDKLNNTLNQKIKNLDEILDSEREILKESNEKLKSINEMLKKIDISSTAKSYNEISNILQNIIYNLNRNENSKDEKIEKFSNSIEKFIDELSKFSADFKNSINENTKKIEKIFDQDELESANDEIINRLQQTLSNLDKADEK; the protein is encoded by the coding sequence ATGGAAAATGACAGTATAGAACTAAATTTACCTGAAAATTCAAATCAGCCGCTGATTTTTGTTTATTTAAAAATAATTTCAGTTCCTGTTTTGGTTTTTGCTATTTTTTTGCTTGGCTTTTTTGGTGTAATTTCATTAAAAGTTGAACTTCATTCCATATTGATGCTTACAGTGCTTTTAATTATCGCTTTGATTTTAGCCCGCCAAAATGCTGAATATGGCTGCAGAGCTTTTGAAAATAAAATCGATAATTTTAAAATAAAACTTAAAAGCTTTATAATGTCACATCTTTTAATTATTGCAAATAAGAAAAAATCAAGCGTAAGTTTTGAAAATTTTGCTGATTTTTATTCAAATAATTTGCGAAATGAAAATTATTCGTCTGTGGCTACGATGATTTTTCCTATGTTTGGAATTTTAGGAACTTTTATCAGCATTGCTATTTCTATGCCGGAGTTTTCATCTCAAAATATCAATATGCTTGAAAAAGAAATTTCTCAACTTTTAAGTGGCGTAGGAACAGCATTTTACATATCTATTTACGGAATTTTTCTTGCCATTTGGTGGCTTTATTTTGAAAAAAAAGGAATAAGCAAATTTCAAAAACTTATCATTCGCTATAAAAATGCAACCAAAAATTTCTTTTGGGAAGAGCATGAGATTACAGAATGCTATTTAAGTGAAATTTTAAATGCGAATCTTCAAACGAACAAAAGCATAATTTCCAATTTAAATAGCGATTTTAGCGATAAATTAAATAATACTTTAAATCAAAAGATTAAAAATTTAGATGAAATTTTAGATAGTGAAAGAGAAATTTTAAAAGAAAGCAATGAAAAATTAAAATCAATAAACGAAATGCTTAAAAAAATCGATATATCAAGCACAGCGAAAAGTTACAATGAAATTTCAAATATTTTGCAAAACATAATATATAATTTAAATAGAAACGAAAATTCAAAAGATGAAAAAATAGAAAAATTTTCAAATTCTATAGAAAAATTTATAGATGAGTTGTCAAAATTCAGTGCTGATTTTAAAAATTCCATAAATGAAAATACAAAAAAAATAGAAAAAATTTTTGATCAGGATGAGCTTGAAAGCGCCAATGACGAAATAATCAATCGTTTGCAACAAACTTTATCCAATTTAGACAAAGCAGATGAAAAATAA